The proteins below are encoded in one region of Homo sapiens chromosome 2, GRCh38.p14 Primary Assembly:
- the DLX2 gene encoding homeobox protein DLX-2: MTGVFDSLVADMHSTQIAASSTYHQHQQPPSGGGAGPGGNSSSSSSLHKPQESPTLPVSTATDSSYYTNQQHPAGGGGGGGSPYAHMGSYQYQASGLNNVPYSAKSSYDLGYTAAYTSYAPYGTSSSPANNEPEKEDLEPEIRIVNGKPKKVRKPRTIYSSFQLAALQRRFQKTQYLALPERAELAASLGLTQTQVKIWFQNRRSKFKKMWKSGEIPSEQHPGASASPPCASPPVSAPASWDFGVPQRMAGGGGPGSGGSGAGSSGSSPSSAASAFLGNYPWYHQTSGSASHLQATAPLLHPTQTPQPHHHHHHHGGGGAPVSAGTIF; this comes from the exons ATGACTGGAGTCTTTGACAGTCTAGTGGCTGATATGCACTCGACCCAGATCGCCGCCTCCAGCACGTACCACCAGCACCAGCAGCCCCCGAGCGGCGGCGGCGCCGGCCCGGgtggcaacagcagcagcagcagcagcctccaCAAGCCCCAGGAGTCGCCCACCCTTCCGGTGTCCACCGCCACCGACAGCAGCTACTACACCAACCAGCAGCAcccggcgggcggcggcggcggcgggggctcGCCCTACGCGCACATGGGTTCCTACCAGTACCAAGCCAGCGGCCTCAACAACGTCCCTTACTCCGCCAAGAGCAGCTATGACCTGGGCTACACCGCCGCCTACACCTCCTACGCTCCCTATGGAACCAGTTCGTCCCCAGCCAACAACGAGCCTG AGAAGGAGGACCTTGAGCCTGAAATTCGGATAGTGAACGGGAAGCCAAAGAAAGTCCGGAAACCCCGCACCATCTACTCCAGTTTCCAGCTGGCGGCTCTTCAGCGGCGTTTCCAAAAGACTCAATACTTGGCCTTGCCGGAGCGAGCCGAGCTGgcggcctctctgggcctcacccAGACTCAG GTCAAAATCTGGTTCCAGAACCGCCGGTCCAAGTTCAAGAAGATGTGGAAAAGTGGTGAGATCCCCTCGGAGCAGCACCCTGGGGCCAGCGCTTCTCCACCTTGTGCTTCGCCGCCAGTCTCAGCGCCGGCCTCCTGGGACTTTGGTGTGCCGCAGCGGATGGCGGGCGGCGGTGGTCCGGGCAGTGGCGGCAGCGGCGCCGGCAGCTCGGGCTCCAGCCCGAGCAGCGCGGCCTCGGCTTTTCTGGGCAACTACCCCTGGTACCACCAGACCTCGGGATCCGCCTCACACCTGCAGGCCACGGCGCCGCTGCTGCACCCCACTCAGACCCCGCAGCcgcatcaccaccaccaccatcacggCGGCGGGGGCGCCCCGGTGAGCGCGGGGACGATTTTCTAA